One genomic segment of Helicobacter enhydrae includes these proteins:
- a CDS encoding Gfo/Idh/MocA family oxidoreductase, producing MQKEEKDNFGIKDANITHIWTQDLNESQKIAQASNITHICQTYHEMIDQVQAVIIARDDWRSHIEIALPFLEAGKNVFIDKPLSLSFEECEIFQPYIKNGKLISFSSLKFSPELDSIKTRIKDFGEIKLIRGITPKTWEKYAIHLLDGIRGVLDFDFQDIVINRCQHESLTIYTKENILIQLDCLGNMQYPMLQLEFFSSTNYEKANCLNAFVSFKRMLEYFVQSIKGQTEIQNNLKTLKQMEILIKGQEILNKCKS from the coding sequence TTGCAAAAGGAAGAAAAAGATAATTTTGGAATCAAAGATGCAAATATCACTCATATTTGGACACAGGATTTAAATGAAAGCCAAAAAATTGCACAAGCATCAAATATTACTCATATATGCCAAACCTATCATGAAATGATTGATCAAGTCCAAGCAGTGATTATTGCTAGAGATGATTGGCGGTCTCATATAGAAATTGCTCTTCCATTTCTTGAAGCTGGAAAAAATGTTTTCATCGACAAACCTTTATCTCTTTCATTTGAAGAATGTGAGATTTTTCAACCCTATATAAAAAATGGCAAACTCATTAGCTTTTCAAGTCTTAAATTTTCTCCAGAACTTGATTCTATCAAAACAAGAATTAAAGATTTTGGAGAAATCAAACTTATTAGAGGCATTACTCCTAAAACATGGGAAAAATATGCCATTCATCTACTAGATGGCATTAGAGGGGTTTTGGATTTTGATTTTCAAGATATTGTGATTAATAGATGCCAACATGAATCCTTAACAATTTATACAAAAGAGAATATTTTGATACAGCTTGATTGTTTGGGAAATATGCAATATCCGATGCTGCAACTTGAGTTTTTTTCTTCTACAAATTATGAAAAAGCAAATTGTCTCAATGCTTTTGTATCCTTCAAAAGAATGCTAGAATATTTTGTTCAAAGCATCAAAGGACAAACAGAAATTCAAAATAATCTTAAAACACTCAAACAAATGGAAATTCTTATCAAAGGTCAGGAGATTCTAAATAAATGCAAATCCTAG
- a CDS encoding cytidylyltransferase domain-containing protein — protein sequence MQILAILQARMSSTRLPGKVAMKVKNQTMLEYEIKRILQAKKIDKLVVATSTNNEDDIIEEITKHSNVECFRGSLHNVLDRYFQCTIKYQPSHVVRLTGDCPIIDPCIIDDIIELHLKTLADYTTNGLKRTFPDGLDTEIMTFATLQKVHQRAVSQKDLEHVTHYIYTHPQEFNIQHYLNDEDFSHIRWTLDYEEDYKLLKNIIESQPNNTFSWKELL from the coding sequence ATGCAAATCCTAGCAATTCTTCAAGCACGCATGAGTTCAACAAGACTACCAGGGAAAGTTGCAATGAAGGTCAAAAATCAAACCATGCTTGAATATGAAATCAAAAGAATCCTCCAAGCAAAAAAAATTGATAAATTGGTAGTGGCAACATCAACTAACAATGAAGATGATATTATCGAAGAGATAACAAAACATAGTAATGTAGAATGTTTTAGAGGTAGTCTGCATAATGTCTTAGATCGTTACTTTCAGTGTACGATAAAATATCAACCCTCACATGTAGTAAGACTTACTGGGGATTGCCCCATTATTGATCCTTGCATCATTGATGATATTATTGAATTGCATTTAAAAACATTAGCAGATTACACAACCAATGGACTAAAAAGAACATTCCCCGATGGTTTAGATACAGAAATTATGACATTTGCAACACTCCAAAAAGTGCATCAAAGAGCAGTAAGTCAAAAAGATCTTGAACATGTAACACATTATATTTATACACATCCGCAAGAATTTAACATTCAACATTATCTCAATGATGAAGATTTTTCACATATTCGATGGACATTGGATTATGAAGAAGATTATAAATTACTAAAAAATATCATAGAATCTCAACCTAACAATACTTTTTCATGGAAGGAATTATTGTGA